In one window of Desulforhabdus amnigena DNA:
- a CDS encoding cobalt-precorrin-5B (C(1))-methyltransferase CbiD yields the protein MSKTNAENKGSLRKGFSTGTAATAAARAALRFLLTGRSSEAVAVRLPGGYYLPVPVREVCREENDVLAVVIKDGGDDPDVTHKAEIRARVRRISLDGKECDNGISSGIRLMGGEGVGVVTKPGLPVQIGEPAINPVPREMLSLNLAEEYLQWKMEDTVPGGIACIADTPSGPHVLLTFSQDSEKLKGFFLEVEIEVPKGAELARHTLNPRLGILGGISILGTTGIVKPFSHTAYEETIQTALSVAQSNGCLEIVLSTGGKSERFAQGILPGLPVESFVQVADFFAFAVQEVLKMGFPRLTHSVFFGKVVKMAQGHAYTHAHKAALDLELVAELAAKEGHDAPFCRELAVANTARHALELLLERNAMDVVHAVARKALDQSARLGDDRLDVRLLVFDYGGRLLVDLERKRGK from the coding sequence ATGTCCAAAACGAATGCAGAAAATAAGGGGAGTCTGAGAAAGGGATTCAGTACCGGCACGGCTGCCACTGCGGCGGCTCGAGCTGCACTGCGCTTCCTCTTGACGGGAAGGAGCAGTGAGGCGGTCGCTGTGAGGCTTCCTGGAGGCTATTACCTGCCTGTTCCAGTACGTGAAGTGTGCCGGGAGGAAAATGATGTGCTGGCCGTGGTGATCAAAGACGGCGGAGATGATCCGGATGTGACGCATAAGGCGGAAATAAGGGCCCGTGTCCGTAGAATTTCACTGGACGGAAAAGAGTGTGATAACGGCATCTCCTCGGGGATTCGCCTCATGGGCGGCGAAGGGGTAGGGGTCGTGACCAAACCGGGCCTTCCCGTGCAGATCGGAGAGCCGGCTATCAATCCGGTGCCGCGGGAAATGCTTTCCCTGAATCTTGCTGAAGAATATCTGCAGTGGAAGATGGAGGATACTGTTCCCGGAGGTATCGCCTGCATTGCAGATACCCCTTCCGGGCCGCACGTGCTTCTGACTTTTAGCCAGGACAGTGAGAAGTTGAAAGGCTTTTTCCTGGAGGTGGAGATCGAGGTGCCCAAAGGCGCCGAACTGGCGCGCCATACGTTGAATCCCCGCCTGGGCATTCTGGGAGGGATTTCCATACTGGGGACGACGGGCATTGTGAAGCCTTTTTCTCATACAGCCTATGAAGAAACCATTCAGACGGCCTTGTCCGTTGCTCAATCAAACGGGTGCCTGGAAATCGTCCTCAGTACGGGCGGTAAGAGCGAACGCTTCGCCCAGGGAATCCTTCCCGGACTTCCAGTGGAATCCTTTGTTCAAGTTGCCGATTTTTTCGCTTTTGCGGTTCAGGAAGTGCTGAAGATGGGTTTCCCTCGCCTGACGCACAGCGTTTTTTTCGGAAAAGTGGTGAAAATGGCTCAGGGGCATGCCTACACGCATGCCCATAAAGCGGCTCTGGATCTCGAACTGGTGGCGGAGTTGGCTGCAAAGGAGGGCCATGATGCCCCTTTTTGCCGGGAACTGGCTGTGGCCAATACTGCGCGGCATGCCCTGGAACTGCTGTTGGAACGCAATGCCATGGATGTCGTCCATGCCGTAGCCCGTAAGGCCCTGGACCAGTCGGCAAGGCTCGGAGATGACCGGTTGGATGTGAGGCTCCTGGTCTTCGATTATGGCGGCAGGCTGTTGGTGGACCTGGAAAGGAAGAGGGGAAAATGA
- a CDS encoding ABC transporter substrate-binding protein produces MFHFKHFMMSIILGFVLTLVLPASGLPFQVMDDMGQTLEFAQPAKRIIPLYGAYAEMLYAIGAGSEIVARTQADEYPSQILKLPSVGTHMRPNVEMILGLKPDLVIQSASRREETAEMERLREAGIPVAVFAPQTFEGIFSTMERLGKLTGREAEARNVVAQLKMRLEQVKGHLAEMKERDRVFFEVRGEPLTGVGKASIVQDIILAAGAENALENEKAIVQYSFESLLLADPDVYIVQRGPMNRNPMDPRKRAHFDRLRCVRNGKIIFVDEFLFSRPGPRCVDAVEQLAAALYPEKFKGWRNEKETRE; encoded by the coding sequence ATGTTTCATTTCAAACATTTTATGATGAGCATCATCTTGGGCTTCGTTTTGACGCTGGTATTGCCTGCGTCCGGGTTGCCGTTCCAGGTGATGGACGATATGGGGCAGACCCTCGAGTTTGCACAGCCTGCAAAGCGCATCATTCCCCTTTACGGAGCGTACGCCGAGATGCTTTACGCCATTGGGGCGGGTTCCGAGATCGTTGCACGGACTCAGGCGGATGAATACCCCTCGCAGATCTTGAAACTGCCGTCTGTGGGAACACATATGCGCCCCAATGTGGAGATGATTCTGGGGCTGAAACCGGACCTGGTCATCCAGAGCGCCAGCCGCCGGGAGGAGACGGCGGAGATGGAACGGTTGCGGGAAGCGGGCATTCCGGTGGCTGTGTTTGCGCCTCAAACTTTCGAAGGAATCTTTTCCACCATGGAACGTTTGGGAAAGCTTACGGGTAGAGAAGCGGAGGCCCGAAATGTGGTGGCTCAGTTGAAGATGCGCCTGGAGCAGGTCAAAGGGCATCTTGCGGAAATGAAAGAGCGCGACCGGGTCTTCTTCGAGGTGCGCGGCGAACCTCTCACCGGCGTCGGGAAAGCATCCATCGTCCAGGATATCATTCTGGCTGCGGGAGCGGAAAATGCCCTGGAGAATGAAAAGGCCATCGTGCAGTATAGTTTCGAATCCCTCCTTCTCGCGGATCCGGACGTTTATATCGTTCAGCGGGGTCCCATGAACCGCAATCCCATGGATCCCCGCAAAAGAGCTCACTTCGATCGGCTTCGGTGCGTGAGGAATGGCAAGATCATCTTCGTTGACGAATTTCTCTTTTCCCGCCCCGGTCCCCGCTGTGTGGATGCGGTGGAACAGTTGGCCGCAGCCCTGTATCCCGAAAAGTTCAAAGGCTGGAGGAATGAAAAGGAAACCAGAGAGTAG
- a CDS encoding ABC transporter ATP-binding protein: MFSAASSQEIPSALICVKNLRCGYPGHDVLKGISFEIQPGEFVGILGPNGSGKTTLLLALSGVVDRRVGDISIRSMSLESLKPKERARCMAAVAQDSQVRFPYSCEEVVRMGRYPHQKRWQMDTFEDEKVVRRCLEIMDIQDLADRLISAMSGGERQRVVMAKALAQEAPILLLDEATSAMDIHRKLQVFRVLEHLNREEMLTVLTVLHDVNLAALYCRRMIFLKEGEVVADGPTEEVLTSEVLETVYQTRVLVQDIPHTGKRQVVFLP; encoded by the coding sequence TTGTTTTCTGCTGCTTCATCGCAAGAAATACCTTCAGCTCTGATCTGTGTGAAGAATCTCCGGTGTGGTTATCCGGGGCACGATGTGCTGAAGGGGATCTCTTTTGAAATTCAACCGGGAGAATTCGTCGGCATCCTGGGGCCCAATGGATCGGGGAAGACCACCCTGCTTTTGGCGCTGAGCGGAGTGGTGGATCGCCGGGTAGGGGACATCTCCATCCGGAGTATGTCATTGGAAAGTTTGAAGCCCAAAGAGCGGGCCCGCTGCATGGCCGCCGTGGCCCAGGATTCTCAGGTCCGGTTCCCCTATAGCTGTGAGGAAGTGGTCCGGATGGGCCGTTATCCGCATCAGAAACGGTGGCAGATGGATACCTTTGAGGATGAGAAGGTTGTGCGGCGGTGCCTTGAAATCATGGATATTCAGGATCTTGCAGACCGTTTGATTTCCGCCATGAGCGGGGGAGAGAGGCAGCGTGTAGTGATGGCCAAGGCTCTCGCCCAGGAAGCGCCCATTCTGCTCCTGGATGAAGCGACCTCTGCCATGGACATTCATCGTAAGCTCCAGGTCTTTCGTGTTTTGGAACACCTGAACAGGGAAGAAATGCTGACCGTCCTGACCGTCCTGCATGATGTGAACCTGGCTGCCCTCTATTGCCGGCGAATGATTTTTTTGAAAGAAGGGGAAGTCGTGGCGGATGGTCCTACGGAAGAGGTTTTGACTTCCGAAGTTCTCGAAACTGTTTATCAAACTCGAGTGCTGGTTCAGGATATTCCCCATACGGGGAAGCGGCAGGTGGTCTTTTTGCCGTAA
- a CDS encoding FecCD family ABC transporter permease, which translates to MGQGEHGLLEKIEVWEFGVRRYGCGVKYGSDPLTERGRSAGRQGRVSLFSGSFLLPLSLIPIIFLAAFLTSGIGAYKISYEAILRIWASVIDPSWAQGIDDTVRYIVLNVRLARVCLALIVGGALALAGAVYQGVLLNPLADPFTLGVSTGAAFGASLAILLGAGGVHFLSINALPVAAFAGAILALYMVYLLGRVDGRIQTTTLVLAGIIVSTFLSAWISLLKSLNEDSISTIVFWIMGSFSGKSWIHVLLVAPYLLLGAGVILAYARELDILSLGDIQAQQLGVNVQRMRFWLLLAASFITAAAVAVSGVIGFVGLVVPHLVRLGLGPQHRRLLPAVILAGALLVLISDTLARSILPGGEELPVGVVTAILGGPFFCFLLLHRKKYLQL; encoded by the coding sequence ATGGGGCAGGGCGAGCATGGCCTGCTGGAAAAAATCGAAGTTTGGGAGTTCGGAGTCAGGCGGTATGGATGTGGAGTGAAATATGGGAGCGATCCATTGACTGAAAGAGGTCGTTCTGCCGGTAGACAAGGAAGAGTTTCTCTTTTTTCAGGCTCTTTTCTGCTGCCCCTCTCCTTGATCCCGATCATTTTTCTGGCCGCTTTTCTGACTTCGGGGATCGGGGCCTACAAGATTTCGTATGAAGCCATCCTGCGGATCTGGGCATCGGTCATCGATCCTTCGTGGGCGCAGGGAATCGATGATACTGTACGATATATTGTCCTCAATGTTCGCCTTGCAAGGGTCTGCCTGGCGCTGATCGTGGGAGGAGCGCTGGCTTTGGCCGGAGCCGTTTATCAGGGGGTCCTGCTCAATCCCCTGGCCGATCCTTTTACCCTAGGAGTCTCAACGGGCGCGGCTTTTGGAGCTTCTCTCGCCATTCTTCTGGGAGCCGGGGGAGTCCATTTCCTCAGCATAAACGCTCTGCCCGTTGCCGCTTTTGCGGGAGCGATCCTGGCGCTCTATATGGTTTATCTCCTGGGGCGCGTGGATGGGCGCATTCAAACCACGACTCTCGTGCTTGCCGGAATCATCGTTTCCACTTTTTTGTCCGCCTGGATCAGCCTGCTCAAAAGCCTCAACGAAGATTCCATTTCCACCATCGTTTTCTGGATCATGGGAAGTTTTTCCGGCAAAAGCTGGATTCACGTGCTCTTGGTGGCGCCCTACCTTTTGCTGGGAGCCGGAGTGATCCTCGCCTACGCGAGGGAACTGGATATCCTCAGCCTGGGAGACATTCAGGCCCAGCAGCTGGGCGTCAATGTGCAGCGCATGCGCTTCTGGCTGCTTCTTGCAGCTTCCTTCATCACGGCCGCCGCCGTGGCGGTGAGCGGGGTCATCGGTTTTGTCGGGCTGGTGGTGCCTCACCTGGTGCGCCTGGGATTGGGGCCCCAGCACCGCAGACTGCTTCCCGCCGTGATCCTCGCAGGGGCCCTGCTGGTTCTCATTTCGGATACGCTTGCTCGTAGTATCCTTCCCGGCGGAGAGGAACTTCCCGTGGGAGTGGTGACCGCTATTTTGGGAGGACCTTTTTTTTGTTTTCTGCTGCTTCATCGCAAGAAATACCTTCAGCTCTGA
- the cobI gene encoding precorrin-2 C(20)-methyltransferase, whose amino-acid sequence MLGTLYGIGVGPGDPELLTLKAVKIIKQVAHVFAAASSKNDYSLALDIVREHLPKDTPVDHLDFPMTFNSERLESAWQANCEKVVGILRQGKDVAFLTLGDPMTFSTFIYLMRKIRKQLPDVTVSTVPGITSFQAAAACANVPLAEGEEAFTIISGAKGGDRLKEVVSFSDNVVLMKAYKRFPHILDQIRQTGLQDSCCFVSRCGQEGQIVESDFQKLQAFEQPHYLSLMIIKKRGLES is encoded by the coding sequence ATGCTCGGTACGTTGTATGGAATCGGTGTCGGACCGGGAGACCCTGAACTCTTGACACTCAAGGCGGTTAAGATCATCAAGCAGGTGGCGCATGTTTTTGCGGCCGCATCCAGTAAAAACGACTACAGTCTCGCTCTCGATATCGTCCGGGAGCATCTGCCTAAAGATACTCCTGTAGATCATCTCGATTTCCCGATGACATTCAATTCCGAACGTCTTGAAAGTGCATGGCAGGCCAACTGTGAGAAGGTAGTCGGGATCTTGCGGCAGGGTAAGGACGTTGCCTTTTTGACTCTGGGGGATCCCATGACCTTCAGTACCTTCATTTACCTCATGCGCAAGATTCGAAAACAGCTCCCTGATGTGACTGTTTCAACCGTGCCGGGCATCACCTCTTTTCAAGCGGCGGCAGCCTGTGCCAATGTGCCTCTGGCTGAAGGAGAAGAAGCTTTCACCATCATTTCCGGCGCCAAGGGAGGGGATCGGCTCAAAGAAGTGGTGAGTTTTTCGGACAATGTCGTTCTTATGAAGGCCTACAAACGGTTTCCCCACATCTTGGATCAGATCCGGCAAACGGGGTTGCAGGATTCCTGCTGTTTTGTGAGCCGTTGCGGACAGGAGGGACAGATTGTGGAGTCCGATTTCCAAAAGCTGCAAGCTTTTGAGCAACCTCATTATCTTTCCCTCATGATCATCAAGAAACGCGGGTTGGAATCCTAG
- a CDS encoding precorrin-8X methylmutase, with protein MMNPLQDANVGRTGLVEAGRRIEEESFRIIDAEMGEHSFTLEQWQVVRRVIHTTGDFDYSNWIRFHPRAVAVGVDALRRGANIYTDTRMIQAGLSPWRLQWFGNSVVTPAVQAESQQWAEKWGTTRSVAAFRHYASEFNGAIIAIGNAPTALLEVSRLIKEEGIRPALVIGVPVGFVQAAESKEALWEMKDQPSITVLGRKGGSSVAVAVLHALLEWAKTTNE; from the coding sequence ATGATGAATCCTCTGCAGGACGCGAATGTTGGCCGAACCGGGCTGGTCGAAGCCGGACGCCGGATTGAAGAGGAAAGTTTTCGCATCATTGATGCCGAGATGGGTGAGCATTCCTTTACGTTGGAACAGTGGCAGGTCGTCCGACGTGTGATACATACCACAGGTGATTTTGACTATTCCAACTGGATACGATTTCACCCCCGGGCCGTTGCCGTGGGTGTTGACGCTCTGCGACGGGGAGCGAACATTTATACCGACACACGCATGATTCAGGCTGGTCTTTCCCCCTGGCGGCTGCAATGGTTTGGAAACAGTGTGGTGACCCCGGCGGTACAGGCAGAAAGCCAGCAATGGGCCGAAAAATGGGGAACCACACGGTCGGTGGCTGCTTTCAGGCATTATGCATCCGAGTTCAACGGAGCCATCATCGCCATCGGTAATGCGCCTACAGCGCTTTTGGAAGTCTCTCGTCTCATAAAAGAAGAAGGGATTCGTCCTGCACTGGTGATCGGTGTTCCCGTTGGTTTCGTTCAGGCAGCGGAATCCAAGGAAGCGCTTTGGGAGATGAAGGACCAGCCCTCCATTACTGTCCTTGGGCGCAAGGGGGGGAGCTCCGTTGCTGTCGCAGTTTTGCATGCGTTGTTGGAGTGGGCTAAGACAACAAACGAATAA
- a CDS encoding UPF0182 family protein translates to MNAWKRWLLILGAGIVGLNIILLAASFFSVNLLVDFWWFDSLGYGFYFLQRLFYRYVVLILVTLFFFLVFFLNFWVASRYLGTTESSSEDNKSDRVNKDLLQMFRTGSMRVYSPLSVLLGILVAWPLFEQWEKFLLYIFGPSMGVKDPVFSKDISYYLFSYPIYTLIQRRLLLAFFLLLAAMLLLYWLEKRLLSQQDQNIPAGAKRHLSILILIIFFIEIWHYALQAYGLLYSSNHQTLFFGPGFVEMWITFPLICQTFIFLMGTAFSLIFFIHKHKGLKVLIAFAVLFLLSFGARYSPFLPNLVEKYIVKPNEISREKPFIIRNIESTLAAYNLTDVETRDFSPERVPTNLLDSPTIKAELRNIPVWDGELLEDVYNQLQKLRTYYDFAPVDVGRYTVNNNYQQVFLAARELDQKQLPEGARNWVNQHLTYTHGYGAVMTPASQGGDEPLTWFLHGIPPISDYGFSIEQPGIYHGLGTYNYSIAPNDAGEFDYPKGNTNALTNYTGTGGVPLASIFKKLLFSYYFMDRDIFFTTKTNRNSRILFRQNIVERIKTLTPYFLLDKDPYLVVTKKNLFWIQDAYVTSSMYPYAAPYSTIDGQFNYIRNSVKIVVDAYNGTVDYYVFDLKDPIIQAYRYIYPGVFKSKESMPSDLLQQTRYPRDLFDIQMSIYAKYQQRDPEVFYQQEDMWEPAKTYQGKEVSSIKPYYLTLDLIDPKRFDFLLLAPMSPKGRDNLRALALAGCDPPYYGKIIVYNFPKGELIYGPPQISALINQDTTIAQQFTLWDQIGSRVALGKMIILPVGKVIIYIQPVYLKASAELKIPELKRLIMSQGQIVVMERSLEDAYAKLQERIKAEIERVDTRFAPLMPGAPPPEEGLSPHVEQ, encoded by the coding sequence ATGAACGCATGGAAACGCTGGTTACTGATACTAGGAGCCGGCATCGTTGGTCTCAACATCATCCTGCTTGCAGCCAGTTTTTTCAGCGTCAACTTACTGGTAGACTTCTGGTGGTTCGATTCACTGGGGTACGGGTTTTATTTTCTTCAGCGGCTATTCTATCGATATGTCGTTCTGATTTTAGTAACCCTATTTTTCTTCCTTGTGTTTTTCCTGAACTTCTGGGTCGCTTCGCGCTACCTTGGCACCACCGAGTCTTCCTCCGAGGACAACAAGTCCGACAGGGTCAACAAAGATCTCCTTCAGATGTTCCGCACCGGCTCCATGCGGGTTTATTCCCCCCTTTCCGTGCTCCTGGGCATCCTGGTGGCCTGGCCGCTTTTCGAACAGTGGGAGAAGTTTCTGCTCTACATCTTTGGCCCCAGCATGGGGGTCAAAGATCCTGTCTTCTCTAAAGACATCAGCTATTATCTCTTTTCCTACCCCATCTATACACTCATTCAGCGGCGTCTGTTGCTGGCGTTCTTCCTGCTCCTCGCAGCAATGTTGCTCCTCTACTGGCTCGAAAAACGCCTGCTGTCTCAGCAGGATCAGAACATTCCCGCCGGAGCGAAGCGGCATCTCAGTATTCTCATCCTGATCATTTTTTTTATCGAGATATGGCATTACGCCCTGCAGGCTTACGGTCTCCTTTACAGCTCCAATCACCAGACTCTTTTTTTTGGGCCCGGGTTTGTGGAAATGTGGATCACCTTTCCGCTCATTTGCCAGACCTTCATTTTCCTCATGGGAACAGCTTTTTCTCTCATCTTTTTCATCCACAAACATAAGGGGCTGAAAGTACTTATAGCTTTTGCAGTTCTTTTTCTCCTTTCATTTGGAGCCCGCTATTCGCCTTTCCTGCCCAACCTGGTGGAAAAGTACATTGTGAAACCCAATGAGATTTCCAGAGAAAAACCCTTCATTATCCGCAATATCGAATCCACCCTAGCCGCATACAATCTTACGGATGTAGAAACCAGGGACTTCAGTCCCGAGCGGGTCCCGACCAACCTCCTGGATTCCCCCACCATCAAGGCGGAGCTCCGCAATATCCCCGTCTGGGACGGAGAGTTGCTGGAAGATGTCTACAACCAGTTGCAAAAACTGAGAACCTACTATGACTTCGCTCCGGTCGACGTGGGCCGATATACGGTCAATAACAACTACCAGCAAGTCTTTCTGGCAGCCCGGGAATTGGATCAAAAACAACTCCCCGAAGGGGCCCGCAACTGGGTTAACCAGCACCTGACCTATACTCATGGATACGGCGCCGTTATGACTCCCGCCAGCCAAGGGGGGGACGAACCCCTGACGTGGTTTCTGCACGGAATTCCGCCCATATCGGATTATGGATTCAGCATAGAACAGCCCGGCATCTATCACGGCCTGGGAACTTATAATTATTCCATCGCGCCTAACGATGCCGGAGAATTCGACTACCCCAAAGGGAACACCAATGCCCTGACAAATTATACCGGGACAGGTGGCGTCCCTCTCGCTTCGATCTTTAAAAAGCTCCTCTTTTCATACTATTTCATGGATCGAGATATTTTCTTCACAACAAAGACAAACCGCAACAGCAGAATTCTTTTCCGGCAGAATATCGTAGAACGCATCAAGACACTCACCCCCTACTTCCTGCTCGACAAAGATCCCTACCTGGTCGTCACCAAGAAAAACCTCTTCTGGATTCAGGACGCTTACGTCACTTCTTCCATGTATCCTTATGCCGCCCCCTATTCCACGATCGATGGCCAGTTCAACTACATTCGAAATTCCGTCAAAATCGTGGTGGATGCCTACAATGGGACCGTCGATTATTATGTTTTTGATCTGAAAGACCCCATCATCCAGGCCTACAGATACATCTATCCGGGCGTTTTCAAAAGCAAAGAGAGCATGCCTTCCGATCTTCTTCAGCAGACGCGCTACCCTCGGGATCTTTTTGACATTCAGATGAGCATCTACGCCAAGTATCAGCAGAGAGACCCGGAGGTTTTCTACCAGCAGGAAGACATGTGGGAACCCGCAAAGACCTATCAGGGCAAGGAAGTATCGAGCATCAAGCCCTATTACCTGACCCTGGACCTGATCGATCCCAAGCGGTTCGACTTCCTCCTGCTCGCTCCCATGAGCCCCAAAGGACGCGACAATTTACGGGCTCTCGCCCTGGCGGGATGCGACCCCCCCTACTATGGGAAGATCATCGTTTACAACTTCCCCAAAGGAGAACTGATTTACGGTCCGCCTCAAATCTCCGCACTCATCAATCAGGACACAACGATCGCTCAACAATTCACCCTATGGGATCAAATCGGATCACGAGTGGCACTCGGCAAAATGATCATCCTGCCCGTAGGGAAAGTGATCATCTATATACAGCCGGTTTATCTCAAGGCCTCTGCAGAGTTAAAAATTCCTGAACTGAAACGGCTCATTATGAGCCAGGGACAGATTGTGGTGATGGAACGCTCCCTGGAAGATGCCTATGCAAAGCTGCAGGAGCGCATCAAGGCGGAGATCGAGCGTGTCGATACCCGGTTCGCCCCTCTGATGCCCGGAGCGCCACCGCCGGAAGAGGGACTCTCCCCTCATGTGGAGCAATAG
- a CDS encoding DnaJ family domain-containing protein: MSNIFAVFEKIAEERIREAADRGDFDDLPGKGKPLQLEDDRHLPPDIRLSYKILKNADCLPPELELRKEIKNMEQLLAGIQNTREKYKQMQRLNYLIMKLNITRKTSLALEENQLYYEKVMEKVGKKPNP, from the coding sequence ATGAGCAATATTTTTGCCGTTTTTGAAAAAATTGCAGAGGAACGCATCCGCGAAGCGGCAGACCGCGGGGACTTCGACGACCTTCCCGGAAAAGGTAAACCCCTGCAGTTGGAGGACGATCGCCATTTACCCCCGGATATCCGGCTTTCGTACAAAATTCTAAAGAATGCCGACTGCCTGCCTCCTGAGCTGGAATTGCGTAAAGAAATAAAAAACATGGAGCAGTTGCTGGCCGGCATTCAGAATACTAGGGAAAAGTACAAGCAGATGCAACGGCTGAACTATTTGATCATGAAGCTCAATATAACCCGAAAGACATCTCTGGCTCTGGAAGAAAATCAGCTCTACTACGAAAAAGTCATGGAAAAAGTGGGCAAGAAACCCAACCCCTGA